A genomic region of Burkholderia humptydooensis contains the following coding sequences:
- a CDS encoding acyl-CoA dehydrogenase family protein yields the protein MASLLAESSSVHADGAHDERASVESATAANDDARLDAGLAASLAELVPRIAERAARHDADGSFPHAHFEWLHAHGLIAQAVPREHGGGGATLARARWIVAAIARADAATALVLTMTYLQHRALGRADSRWPASARRAVFASAVADGALINALRVEPELGSPARGGLPATVARRDGDGWRVSGHKLYSTGIPALRWLAVWARTDEAPPRVGVFLVPRDAACAHAGGDGIRVIESWNHLGLRASGSHEVVFDGVRIPLDHAVDLRAPDEWARASASQADVDAHADQQAWMIVLLGSLYDAVAQAARDWVVGFASERAPAGLGAPLATLPRVQEIVGEIDALLQTNRVLLDDASARADAGAPLRVDASGLVKFTVTNHAIRVTELALQLSGNHGLSRHNPLERHHRDVLCSRIHTPQNDSILVAAGRAAFTAHRDLDAR from the coding sequence ATGGCTTCTCTTTTGGCTGAATCGTCTTCCGTGCACGCGGACGGCGCGCACGATGAGCGCGCGTCGGTTGAATCCGCGACCGCCGCGAACGACGACGCCCGGCTCGACGCGGGTCTCGCCGCGAGCCTGGCCGAACTCGTTCCGCGCATCGCCGAGCGCGCGGCGCGGCACGACGCGGACGGCAGCTTTCCGCACGCGCATTTCGAATGGCTGCACGCGCATGGCCTGATTGCGCAGGCCGTGCCGCGCGAGCACGGCGGGGGCGGCGCGACGCTCGCCCGCGCGCGCTGGATCGTCGCCGCGATCGCGCGCGCGGACGCGGCGACCGCGCTCGTGCTGACGATGACCTACCTGCAGCATCGCGCGCTCGGCCGCGCTGACAGCCGCTGGCCGGCGTCCGCGCGGCGCGCGGTATTCGCGAGCGCGGTTGCCGACGGCGCGCTGATCAACGCGCTGCGCGTCGAGCCCGAGCTCGGCTCGCCCGCGCGCGGCGGGCTGCCCGCGACCGTCGCGCGCCGCGACGGCGACGGCTGGCGCGTGAGCGGCCACAAGCTGTACAGCACCGGCATTCCGGCGCTGCGTTGGCTCGCGGTGTGGGCGCGGACGGACGAAGCGCCGCCGCGCGTCGGCGTGTTTCTCGTGCCGCGCGACGCGGCGTGCGCGCACGCGGGCGGCGATGGCATCCGCGTGATAGAAAGCTGGAATCACCTCGGGCTGCGCGCATCGGGCAGCCACGAAGTCGTGTTCGACGGCGTGCGGATTCCGCTCGATCACGCAGTCGATCTGCGCGCGCCGGACGAATGGGCGCGGGCGAGCGCGAGCCAGGCCGACGTCGATGCGCACGCCGACCAGCAAGCATGGATGATCGTGCTGCTTGGCAGCCTGTACGACGCGGTTGCGCAAGCGGCGCGCGACTGGGTCGTCGGGTTCGCGAGCGAGCGCGCGCCGGCGGGCCTCGGCGCGCCGCTCGCGACGCTGCCGCGCGTGCAGGAAATAGTCGGCGAGATCGACGCGCTGCTGCAGACGAACCGCGTGCTGCTCGACGACGCGTCCGCGCGCGCGGACGCCGGCGCGCCGCTTCGCGTCGACGCGAGCGGGCTCGTGAAGTTCACGGTGACGAACCACGCGATTCGCGTGACGGAGCTCGCGTTGCAGCTATCGGGCAACCACGGGCTGAGCCGCCACAACCCGCTCGAGCGGCATCATCGCGACGTGCTGTGCAGCCGGATTCATACGCCGCAGAACGATTCGATACTCGTCGCGGCGGGGCGCGCCGCGTTCACCGCGCATCGCGATCTCGATGCGCGGTGA
- a CDS encoding class II aldolase/adducin family protein — MSAILSAETRPASGLTLNPHPQRKFWFDPPAPRIGADAQRRHRRERLAGAFRLFARHGFDLGLAGHITARDPELTDHFWVNPLGVHFSRIKVSDLLLVNGRGETVIGERPLNQAAFAIHAAIHDAHPHVVAAAHTHSTHGKAWSTLGRPLDPLTQDACVFFEDHALFDDFTGMVVDTSEGERIARALAKPDGGGTVKGVILRNHGILTAGPSVEAAAWWYIALDNAAHTQLLAEAAGAPRPIDAATARHTHGQIGGPEGALHAFESLYAALVADEPDLLD; from the coding sequence ATGTCCGCCATCCTGTCCGCCGAAACTCGCCCCGCGTCCGGTCTCACGCTCAATCCGCATCCGCAGCGGAAATTCTGGTTCGATCCGCCCGCGCCGCGCATCGGCGCCGATGCGCAGCGCCGGCATCGGCGCGAGCGGCTCGCCGGCGCATTCCGGCTGTTCGCGCGGCATGGCTTCGATCTCGGCCTCGCCGGCCATATCACCGCGCGCGACCCCGAGCTGACCGACCACTTCTGGGTCAACCCGCTCGGCGTGCATTTCTCGCGGATCAAGGTGTCGGACCTGCTGCTCGTCAATGGCCGCGGCGAAACCGTGATCGGCGAGCGGCCGCTCAACCAGGCCGCGTTCGCGATCCACGCGGCGATCCACGACGCGCATCCGCACGTCGTCGCGGCCGCGCACACGCATTCGACGCACGGCAAGGCATGGTCGACGCTCGGCCGCCCGCTCGATCCGCTGACGCAGGACGCCTGCGTGTTCTTCGAGGATCACGCGCTGTTCGACGACTTCACCGGCATGGTCGTCGACACGAGCGAAGGCGAGCGGATCGCCCGCGCGCTCGCGAAGCCGGACGGCGGCGGCACCGTGAAAGGCGTGATCCTGCGCAACCACGGCATCCTCACCGCCGGGCCGAGCGTCGAGGCGGCCGCGTGGTGGTACATCGCGCTCGATAACGCCGCGCACACGCAGTTGCTCGCCGAGGCCGCGGGCGCGCCGCGCCCGATCGACGCGGCCACCGCGCGCCATACGCACGGCCAGATCGGCGGCCCGGAAGGCGCGCTGCACGCGTTCGAGAGCCTGTACGCGGCGCTCGTCGCCGACGAGCCCGACCTGCTCGACTGA
- a CDS encoding cysteine dioxygenase family protein has product MSARSLHNESSPAALRASVPLRAFVAAFERLVDTRPDEPRILRDGAALLADLVARDDWLPLAYARSDPERYQQFLLHLDPAARFSVVSFVWGPGQATPIHDHTVWGLIGVLRGAEYSQPYALAPDGRPLPAGKAVRLEPGRVDAVSPSIGDIHRVSNAFSDRVSISIHVYGADIGAVERSVYRDDGTRKPFVSGYSHAD; this is encoded by the coding sequence ATGAGCGCGCGTTCTTTGCATAACGAATCCTCTCCGGCTGCGTTGCGCGCGAGCGTGCCGCTGCGCGCGTTCGTGGCCGCGTTCGAGCGGCTCGTCGACACGCGCCCGGACGAGCCGCGCATCCTGCGCGACGGCGCGGCGCTGCTCGCCGATCTCGTCGCGCGTGACGACTGGCTGCCGCTCGCGTACGCCCGTTCCGATCCCGAGCGCTACCAGCAGTTCCTGCTGCATCTCGATCCGGCCGCGCGCTTTTCGGTCGTGAGCTTCGTGTGGGGGCCGGGGCAGGCGACACCGATCCACGACCACACCGTTTGGGGGCTGATCGGCGTGCTGCGCGGCGCCGAGTATTCGCAGCCTTACGCGCTCGCGCCGGACGGACGGCCGCTGCCCGCGGGCAAGGCGGTGCGGCTCGAGCCGGGGCGCGTCGACGCGGTGTCGCCGTCGATCGGCGACATCCATCGCGTGAGCAACGCGTTCTCCGATCGCGTGTCGATCAGCATCCACGTCTATGGCGCGGACATCGGCGCGGTCGAGCGCTCGGTCTATCGCGACGACGGCACGCGCAAGCCGTTCGTGTCCGGGTATTCGCATGCCGATTGA
- a CDS encoding LysR family transcriptional regulator, whose amino-acid sequence MKISDIDAYAAVVRCQSLSLAAAELGITQPAITRRVQNLEEALGVELLDRNTKPPRPTEMGWRVHDQCRAVLREMRALRELAAEPLPPAGAFRLGLTHGIGELLLLDLLAMLGERWPALAPRVATGWGGALLDQLGRDELDAALVFLAREIALPPQVTGERLVGTRLVVVARKGDFPRRSYRLADCHEAGWVLNPDGCGFRAGLKRALDAQRLPLRVTLDTYARELQLQSVANGLGLGLAPLPLVEISPLREALDIVPLADFKPRIDLWALRRVDAARLAEPAGAIGQLARARFRTLGDAREPNAARAARAPRERVGGSAKRPRERA is encoded by the coding sequence ATGAAAATCAGCGACATCGACGCCTATGCCGCCGTGGTCCGCTGCCAGTCGCTGAGCCTGGCCGCGGCCGAGCTCGGCATCACGCAGCCGGCGATCACGCGCCGCGTGCAGAACCTCGAGGAAGCGCTCGGCGTCGAGCTGCTCGACCGCAACACGAAGCCGCCCCGCCCGACCGAGATGGGCTGGCGCGTGCACGACCAATGCCGCGCGGTGCTGCGCGAGATGCGCGCGCTGCGCGAGCTCGCCGCCGAGCCGCTGCCGCCCGCGGGCGCGTTCCGGCTCGGGCTCACGCACGGGATCGGCGAGCTGCTGCTGCTCGATCTGCTCGCGATGCTCGGCGAGCGCTGGCCCGCGCTCGCGCCGCGGGTCGCGACCGGCTGGGGCGGCGCGCTGCTCGATCAGCTCGGCCGTGACGAGCTCGACGCGGCGCTCGTGTTCCTCGCGCGCGAGATCGCGCTGCCGCCGCAAGTCACGGGCGAGCGACTCGTCGGCACGCGGCTCGTCGTTGTTGCGCGCAAGGGCGACTTCCCGCGCCGCAGCTACCGGCTCGCCGACTGCCACGAAGCCGGCTGGGTGCTGAACCCGGACGGCTGCGGATTTCGCGCGGGCCTGAAGCGCGCGCTCGACGCGCAGCGGCTGCCGCTGCGCGTCACGCTCGACACGTATGCGCGCGAGCTGCAATTGCAAAGCGTCGCGAACGGCCTCGGGCTCGGGCTCGCGCCGCTGCCGCTCGTCGAGATCAGCCCGTTGCGCGAGGCGCTCGACATCGTGCCGCTCGCCGACTTCAAGCCGCGGATCGATCTGTGGGCGCTGCGGCGCGTGGACGCCGCGCGGCTCGCCGAGCCTGCCGGCGCGATCGGGCAGCTCGCGCGGGCGCGGTTTCGCACGCTCGGGGATGCGCGCGAGCCGAATGCGGCACGCGCCGCGCGAGCGCCGCGCGAGCGAGTCGGCGGCAGCGCGAAACGGCCGCGCGAGCGGGCCTGA
- a CDS encoding porin — MKKRTAVAMTAVGLAAVATAHAQSSVTLYGIVDNGIAYQSSSTSLGSTTGGRSAVKMSTGVWAGSRFGLKGSEDLGGSSKAIFQLESGFSTANGTSQFAGGIFTRQAWVGLTNPTYGTLTAGRQYTAYYTLLSPYSPTTWLTGYFGAHPGDIDSLDTSYRANNSLVYLSPKFYGFTFGGSYAFGGQPGSVNAGSTWSAGIQYMNGPLGIAAAFQRVNNSTSGGGDWGANSTTSNGGAQTAVSAINNGYKTAQAQQRVAVTAGYQFSPAWDVSVSYSNVQYIPGVNSAFRNTAIFNTAGAVLHFKPSAQWDFAGGYAYTRATQSNGITSAAQYHQFTLSQYYSLSKRTGLYAVEAYQRANGKTLAGGKIIDATASIGDGFNTSPSSSRSQVGLGVGLIHRF; from the coding sequence ATGAAAAAGCGCACAGCGGTCGCGATGACGGCCGTCGGTTTGGCGGCTGTCGCCACCGCGCACGCACAGAGCAGCGTGACGCTTTACGGCATCGTCGATAACGGCATCGCGTATCAGAGCAGCAGCACGTCGCTCGGCTCGACGACAGGCGGCCGCTCGGCCGTGAAGATGTCGACGGGCGTGTGGGCGGGCAGCCGCTTTGGCCTGAAGGGCAGCGAGGACCTCGGCGGCAGCTCGAAGGCGATCTTCCAGCTCGAATCGGGCTTCAGCACGGCCAACGGCACGTCGCAGTTCGCGGGCGGCATCTTCACGCGTCAGGCGTGGGTCGGCCTGACCAACCCGACGTACGGTACGCTGACGGCCGGCCGTCAATACACCGCGTACTACACGCTGCTGTCGCCATACAGCCCGACGACCTGGCTCACCGGCTACTTCGGCGCGCATCCGGGCGACATCGATTCGCTCGACACCAGCTATCGCGCGAACAATTCGCTCGTCTACCTGTCGCCGAAGTTCTACGGCTTCACGTTCGGCGGCTCATATGCGTTCGGCGGCCAGCCGGGCAGCGTGAACGCCGGTTCCACGTGGAGCGCGGGCATCCAGTACATGAACGGTCCGCTCGGCATCGCGGCGGCGTTCCAGCGCGTGAACAACTCGACGTCGGGCGGCGGCGACTGGGGCGCGAATTCGACGACGTCGAACGGCGGCGCGCAGACGGCCGTGTCCGCGATCAACAACGGCTACAAGACCGCGCAGGCGCAGCAGCGCGTCGCGGTGACGGCCGGCTACCAGTTCTCGCCCGCGTGGGACGTCTCGGTGTCGTACTCGAACGTGCAGTACATCCCGGGCGTGAACTCGGCGTTCCGCAACACGGCGATCTTCAACACCGCGGGCGCGGTGCTGCACTTCAAGCCGTCGGCTCAGTGGGATTTCGCGGGCGGCTACGCGTACACGCGCGCGACGCAATCGAACGGCATCACGAGCGCCGCGCAGTACCACCAGTTCACGCTGTCGCAGTACTACAGCCTGTCGAAGCGCACGGGCCTCTATGCGGTCGAGGCGTACCAGCGCGCGAACGGCAAGACGCTCGCGGGCGGCAAGATCATCGATGCGACTGCGTCGATCGGCGACGGCTTCAACACGTCGCCGTCATCGTCGCGCAGCCAGGTGGGCCTCGGCGTCGGTCTGATCCACCGCTTCTAA
- a CDS encoding LLM class flavin-dependent oxidoreductase yields the protein MSVEIIGMIQSQKQSEIHPPTGNAVDRDYVRTFAQAHERAGFDRILVPHHSTGPSATLTISYAAAVTERIHFMLAHRPGFTAPTLAARQIATLDQFSGGRLAVHFISGGSDDEQQRDGDFLDHDARYARTDEYLGILRRIWTEDRPFDHEGVHYRFRQAHSEVKPAQKPHVPVYFGGASEAALAVAGKHADVYALWGESLDQVRELTARVRAAAAAHGRQVRFSVSFRPILAATEDAAWARAHRILGETRRLRDAAGLGAGSPQQSEGARRLLAAAAHGARVDKRLWTEIATLTGARSNSTALVGTPEQVADALADYYDLGVTTFLIRGFDPLDDAIDYGRELIPRVRALVAARDAARKVA from the coding sequence ATGAGCGTCGAGATCATCGGCATGATCCAGAGTCAGAAGCAGTCGGAGATCCATCCGCCGACCGGCAACGCGGTCGACCGCGACTATGTCCGCACGTTCGCGCAGGCGCACGAGCGCGCCGGCTTCGATCGCATCCTCGTGCCGCATCATTCGACGGGACCATCGGCGACGCTGACGATCTCGTACGCGGCGGCCGTCACCGAGCGCATTCACTTCATGCTCGCCCACCGCCCAGGCTTCACCGCGCCCACGCTCGCCGCGCGCCAGATCGCGACGCTCGACCAGTTCAGCGGCGGCCGCCTCGCGGTCCACTTCATCTCCGGCGGCTCCGACGACGAGCAGCAGCGCGACGGCGATTTTCTCGACCACGACGCGCGCTACGCGCGCACCGATGAGTATCTGGGCATCCTGCGCCGGATCTGGACCGAGGATCGCCCGTTCGATCACGAAGGCGTTCACTACCGCTTCAGGCAGGCCCATTCGGAAGTGAAGCCCGCGCAGAAGCCGCACGTGCCCGTGTATTTCGGCGGCGCGTCGGAGGCGGCGCTCGCGGTGGCCGGCAAGCACGCGGACGTCTACGCGCTGTGGGGCGAATCACTCGACCAGGTGCGCGAGCTGACGGCGCGCGTGCGCGCCGCGGCGGCCGCGCACGGCCGGCAGGTGCGCTTCTCGGTGTCGTTCCGCCCGATCCTCGCCGCGACCGAGGATGCGGCGTGGGCGCGCGCGCACCGGATTCTCGGCGAGACGCGGCGGCTGCGCGACGCGGCCGGGCTCGGCGCCGGCAGCCCGCAGCAGAGCGAAGGCGCGCGGCGGCTGCTCGCCGCGGCCGCGCACGGCGCGCGCGTCGACAAGCGGCTGTGGACCGAGATCGCGACGCTCACGGGCGCGCGCTCGAATTCGACTGCGCTCGTCGGCACGCCCGAGCAGGTCGCCGACGCGCTCGCCGATTACTACGACCTCGGCGTCACGACGTTCCTGATCCGCGGCTTCGATCCGCTCGACGACGCGATCGATTACGGCCGCGAGCTGATCCCGCGCGTGCGCGCGCTCGTCGCCGCGCGCGACGCGGCCCGCAAGGTTGCTTGA